TCCTCCACCCCCTGACCTACAAACATTGCCATGCGACCCTTCTCCATCATGCTCATAGCCGGCGAGCCCAGCGGCGACCGCCTCGGCGCCGACCTCGTTCGCGCCCTGCGCGGGGCCTTGCTGGAACTCGAACTCGACTCCTCCCCTCACGTCCAACCCCTGCGCACCGCACTGCCGCCCGAGTTCTTCGGCGCCGGGGGACCGGCCATGCGCGAAGCCGGGGTCGAAATCGTCACTGACCTCACCCCATACGCCACCATCGGCCTGTTCGATGCCCTGCGCAGGCTCCCCCTCTACCATCGCGCTTTCACAACCCTTCGCGCCGAAGCCCGGCGCCGGCAGCCCGACCTCGTCATCGGCATCGACTCGGGCGGGTTCAACCTCCGCTTCGCCAAAGCCCTCCGCCAATACCTCCGCAAACGACACGACTGGTTCCATCCATGGCGACCCGTCCTCGTCCAGTACGTCTCGCCCCAGGTCTGGGCCTCCCGCCCCGGACGCGCCCATGAGATGGAGGAAAACCTCGACCTCCTCCTCAGTATCCTGCCGTTCGAACCCGACTGGTTCGCTCGTCACGCACCCCGACTCACCGTCCGCTACGTGGGGCATCCGCTGGTCGACCGCTGGGCCAATCCCGCCCCGGCACCACGCACGGAAACCCGCCAAAACGCGCCGCGCCTTGCACTCCTGCCCGGCAGCCGGCCGGACGAAATCCGCCGTCACGGTCCCCTGCTCGCCGGAGCCTGGTCCCGCCTCAAACAACGCTGGCCCGATGCACAAGCCCGATGCGCCGTGCCCCACCCCGCCCTGGCCGATCTGCTCCGCCAACAAGCTTGGCCCGACGAAATCCCCGTTCAAATTGGTCCGGCCCGACCCGTCCTGGAATGGGCCGACCTCGCCCTGACCAAGTCGGGTACCATCACCCTCGAATGCGCCCTGGCAGACCTCCCCGCCGTGGTCTTTTACAAAACCGCCCCGCCCACCTGGTGGATCGGACGACAAATCGTGCACGTGCGGCATCTCGCCATGCCCAACCTCCTGGCCAACCGAACCGTGTACCCTGAGCTGATCCAGAACGACGCCACACCCGACCGCCTGGCCGCCACCGTGGCAGACCTCTGGGAAAACCGGACACGCCGCTCGGAAATCCGCGCCGCCCTGGCCGAAATCCGAAAACAGCTGGGGCCCCCGGGCGCGAGCCTCCGCGCAGCCCGCCTGCTGGCCCTCTGCCTCAGGAACAAACCCTCGGCACTGCCGATCGAACCGCCCCTCGCCACCGCGGCCACGGCCTCAACGCTCAGGGCCGCGGCTTGAGCCAACCCTCCCCAACCCGCACCAACCGCACCGCCCGCATCCGCACGCCACCAACCCGGCCCGCTTCAACCTTTGCCGAGGAACCGGCCCAGAATCGGCCGGAGCCGCCGCACCGTCGCCGCGGGCCAAAGACTCCGTTCCGTCATGATCGCATGTTCCAGCGCCTGGTGACACGAACAGCCCGGCTCGGTCGGGATTCTCGGTATCACACGCCGAATCAGCATCCGCGCCGTCTCCGCGTTCCGCTTCAGATTGGACACCACCATCTGCACCGTCACATGCTCGTGCGCCTCACTCCACGCATCCAGGTCCGTGACAAACGCCAGGGTCACATACGCAATCTCCGCCTCACGCGCACACCGGGCCTCGCCCAGGTTCGTCATGCCCACCACATCGTAGCCCAGCCGATGATGGGTCAGCGATTCGGCCCGCGTGCTGAAGGCGGGCCCTTCAATGCACACATACGCCCCGCCGTCATGCACCCGCACACCCGCCGCGCGCGCCTCCGCCAGCACGATCCGGCGCAGGTCCTCGCACACCGGATGCGCAAACGCCACATGGGCCACAATCCCCCGCCCAAAAAACGTGTGTTCAGGACCTTTCTTCGTCCGGTCCACAAACTGGTCCACCAACAC
This DNA window, taken from Limisphaera ngatamarikiensis, encodes the following:
- the lpxB gene encoding lipid-A-disaccharide synthase, with amino-acid sequence MRPFSIMLIAGEPSGDRLGADLVRALRGALLELELDSSPHVQPLRTALPPEFFGAGGPAMREAGVEIVTDLTPYATIGLFDALRRLPLYHRAFTTLRAEARRRQPDLVIGIDSGGFNLRFAKALRQYLRKRHDWFHPWRPVLVQYVSPQVWASRPGRAHEMEENLDLLLSILPFEPDWFARHAPRLTVRYVGHPLVDRWANPAPAPRTETRQNAPRLALLPGSRPDEIRRHGPLLAGAWSRLKQRWPDAQARCAVPHPALADLLRQQAWPDEIPVQIGPARPVLEWADLALTKSGTITLECALADLPAVVFYKTAPPTWWIGRQIVHVRHLAMPNLLANRTVYPELIQNDATPDRLAATVADLWENRTRRSEIRAALAEIRKQLGPPGASLRAARLLALCLRNKPSALPIEPPLATAATASTLRAAA
- the mtnP gene encoding S-methyl-5'-thioadenosine phosphorylase is translated as MSEARIGIIGGTGLYEMEGLTDRRWVRVRTPFGDPSDALLTGTLEGRPVVFLPRHGRGHRWLPGELNHRANIWALKKLGVAWILSVSAVGSLQGRYRPCDLVLVDQFVDRTKKGPEHTFFGRGIVAHVAFAHPVCEDLRRIVLAEARAAGVRVHDGGAYVCIEGPAFSTRAESLTHHRLGYDVVGMTNLGEARCAREAEIAYVTLAFVTDLDAWSEAHEHVTVQMVVSNLKRNAETARMLIRRVIPRIPTEPGCSCHQALEHAIMTERSLWPAATVRRLRPILGRFLGKG